ATGCGGGAGTAAGGTGATCGAGAAGAGCATCAAAGTGGCCATCGCCGGCAACCCCAACTGCGGGAAGACGGCGCTTTTCAACGCCCTGACCGGCGGCCGCCAGCAGGTCGGCAACTGGCCCGGCGTGACCGTCGAGCGCCGCATCGGCGCCGCCGAGTACGACGAGCACCAGCTCGAGATCGTCGACCTCCCCGGCACCTACTCCCTCTCACCTCTGACCCCGGACCAGGTCGTCGCCCGGGATTACATCGCCTCGGGCGAGCCCGATGTCGTTATCAACATCGTCGACGGCTCCAACCTGGAGCGCAACCTCTACCTGACCACCCAGCTCCTCGAACTCGGCGTGCCCCTGGTGGTGGCCGTCAACATGATGGACGTCGTCCACTCCCGGGGCGACGAGCTGGATTTCGCGCAGCTCTCCCACCTGCTCGGCTGTCCCGTCGTTCCCCTGGTGGCGGTGCGGGGCCGGGGCGTCGACGAGCTGCTCGCGGCCGTCCTCGAAGTCCGGCGGGGCAACTACCCGACCAAGAACGTCCAGGTCCATTACGGGATCGACCTCGAGGCCGCCGTCGCCGAGGTCGTCGCCTACCTGGAGGAGCATCCCGCCCTCGAGCTGGGCGGCCCGTCGCGCTGGCAGGCCGTCCGCCTGCTCGAGGGCGACGAGGAGTACACGGCGCGGCTGGAGGCCCACGGCGCCGAAGGTCAGCAGTTGCGCGAACTGGTCCGCCGCTTGCGCTCCCGCCTGCGCGGACTGCTGGGCGAGGAGCCCGGCGACCACTTCGCCGAGGCCGCCTACGGTTTCGCCGCCGGGGCCATCCGCGAGACACTGCGGCGCAACGTCCGCGGCCGCACCAGAACCACGGAGAAGATCGACAAGGTCCTGACCCACCGTATCTGGGGGCTGCCGATCTTCCTGGCGTTGATGTGGCTGATGTTCGAGGTCACCTTCACCCTGGGCGCCCCGCTGATGGACCTGCTGGAGAGCTTCTTCGCCTGGGCGGGTTCGGCCGTCGCCGCGACGATGGCGCCCGGCCTCTGGCGTTCCCTTGTCGTCGACGGCCTGATCGGCGGCGTCGGCGGGGTGCTGGTCTTCGTGCCCAACATCCTGCTGTTGTTCGTGATGATCTCGCTGCTGGAGGATTCGGGCTACATGGCCCGGGGCGCCTTCGTGATGGACCGCTTCATGCACAAGCTGGGTCTGCATGGCAAGAGCTTCATCCCGATGATCATCGGCTTCGGCTGCACCGTCCCGGCGGTGATGGCCGCCCGGACCCTGGAGAACCCCAAGGACCGCCTGGTGACCATCCTGACCGTGCCGCTGATGAGCTGCGGGGCGCGGCTGCCCGTCTACATCCTCCTCGCCGGGGCCTTCTTTCCGGACAACGCCGGGACGGTCATCTTCGGCGTCTACCTGCTGGGGGTGCTGCTGGCGGTGCTGGCGGCGCGCCTACTGCGGCGCACCGTGCTCAAGGGCGACCAGGACCCCTTCGTAATGGAGCTGCCCGCCTACCACGTGCCCACGGTCAAGGCCGTCCTGCTGCACGCCTGGCGCCGGGCCTGGATGTACATCAAGAAGGCCGGGACGATCATCCTCTTCGCCATGGTCGTCATCTGGGCGCTGACCGCCTTCCCCCGGGAGGCCCCCGACGCCGCGGACTTCGAGGCCGCCGAGCTGACCGCCGCCCGGGAGTACGCCGCCGTCGCCGGGTTCGCGCTGCCCGCCGACTTCGACCCCGGTGTGGGCGACCCGCTGCCCGCCGACCTCGCCGCCGGGGCGGACGTGGACGATCCCGCCCTGAGCGGCTACCGCAAGGAGCTGGAGCACCTGGCCGACCTGCGCGAGGCCTCGCGGCTGCGCAGTTCGCCCCTGGGGTACATCGGCCGCGGCCTGAGTTACCTCATGCGCCCCCTGGGCTTCGACTGGAAGATCTCCAGCGCCCTGGTGGCCGGTTTCGCCGCCAAGGAGATCGTCGTCGGCACCCTGGGGGTGCTCTACGCCATCGACGCCGAGGACGCCGAGAGCGGTGAGCTCCAGCAACTGCTGCGCGCGGACTGGGACGCCCGCACCGGCGGCAAGGGCTGGCTGATCGCCCTGCCGCTGATGGTCTTCGTCCTGATCTACGTCCCCTGCGTGGCCGTGCTGGCCGTCATCCGCCGCGAGACCGGCTCCTGGAAGTGGACCCTGTTCACCGTGGTCTACCTGACCGTCACCGCCTGGCTCGTCGCCGGAGCCGTCCGCCTCGTCGCCGGCCTGTTCACCTGAGCCGAAGGAAACCCGATGTCCATCCTCGGACCGCTCATCGCCGGCCTTATCTTGGTCGGTTCCGTCCTGGCCCTGCTGCTGACCCGACGGCCGGGCGGCGGCTCCGCCCTGGGCTGCGGCTCGCACTGCACCTGCCGTGACGGCGGCGAGTGCCGCAACGCCGAGGCCGACGGGGAGCCCCGATGAGCTGGCCCGGCTGGCTGCTGCTGGGCCTGGTCGCCGCCGGGGCCGTCGTCGGCCTGGCGCTGTTCATCCGCCGGGAGAAGCGCAACGATCCCTGCCGCGGCTGCCCCGGCTGCAGCCCCCGCTCCA
Above is a window of Candidatus Coatesbacteria bacterium DNA encoding:
- the feoB gene encoding ferrous iron transport protein B, with the protein product MRPAAPRAPEDNAARQVCRNTPCGSKVIEKSIKVAIAGNPNCGKTALFNALTGGRQQVGNWPGVTVERRIGAAEYDEHQLEIVDLPGTYSLSPLTPDQVVARDYIASGEPDVVINIVDGSNLERNLYLTTQLLELGVPLVVAVNMMDVVHSRGDELDFAQLSHLLGCPVVPLVAVRGRGVDELLAAVLEVRRGNYPTKNVQVHYGIDLEAAVAEVVAYLEEHPALELGGPSRWQAVRLLEGDEEYTARLEAHGAEGQQLRELVRRLRSRLRGLLGEEPGDHFAEAAYGFAAGAIRETLRRNVRGRTRTTEKIDKVLTHRIWGLPIFLALMWLMFEVTFTLGAPLMDLLESFFAWAGSAVAATMAPGLWRSLVVDGLIGGVGGVLVFVPNILLLFVMISLLEDSGYMARGAFVMDRFMHKLGLHGKSFIPMIIGFGCTVPAVMAARTLENPKDRLVTILTVPLMSCGARLPVYILLAGAFFPDNAGTVIFGVYLLGVLLAVLAARLLRRTVLKGDQDPFVMELPAYHVPTVKAVLLHAWRRAWMYIKKAGTIILFAMVVIWALTAFPREAPDAADFEAAELTAAREYAAVAGFALPADFDPGVGDPLPADLAAGADVDDPALSGYRKELEHLADLREASRLRSSPLGYIGRGLSYLMRPLGFDWKISSALVAGFAAKEIVVGTLGVLYAIDAEDAESGELQQLLRADWDARTGGKGWLIALPLMVFVLIYVPCVAVLAVIRRETGSWKWTLFTVVYLTVTAWLVAGAVRLVAGLFT